Proteins encoded within one genomic window of Streptomyces kaniharaensis:
- a CDS encoding hydroxyacid dehydrogenase, which produces MRPTVVLIGSMYAPEAEELLEQHADVRRVDDQDRPAILAAVAGAHGIVARYPARIDAELIAAAPELVAVLSSGRGVDNIDLDAASAAGVVVANNPGLGGKPVSEHALGLLLMVTRGLTAISRDGIEKAWDARLTTHRVELTGKVLGIVGLGNVGGWMARRAHGGFLMRVLAYDPYVSAEKMAEVGAEKVDTLEELLSRADFVTCHPELNDETEQMFNDKTFAQMKPGAYFMNTSRGRVVDGAALARALRSGHLGGAALDVYEDEPLPADSPLLGIENLVLSAHIADFTVETKRALALSAATQLLSALEGKQPPAVLNPDVWGQAAERRRALLA; this is translated from the coding sequence ATGCGACCCACCGTGGTCCTGATCGGCTCGATGTACGCGCCCGAAGCCGAGGAACTGCTGGAGCAGCACGCCGACGTCCGCCGCGTGGACGACCAGGACCGGCCGGCGATCCTCGCCGCCGTGGCCGGGGCACACGGCATCGTGGCCCGCTACCCCGCCCGGATCGACGCCGAGCTCATCGCCGCCGCCCCCGAGCTCGTCGCCGTCCTGTCGAGCGGCCGCGGCGTCGACAACATCGACCTCGACGCGGCGAGCGCGGCCGGCGTCGTCGTCGCCAACAACCCCGGGCTCGGCGGCAAGCCGGTCTCGGAGCACGCGCTCGGCCTGCTCCTGATGGTCACCCGCGGCCTCACGGCGATCAGCCGGGACGGCATCGAGAAGGCCTGGGACGCCCGCCTGACCACCCACCGGGTCGAGCTGACCGGCAAGGTGCTCGGCATCGTCGGCCTCGGCAACGTCGGCGGCTGGATGGCCCGCCGGGCCCACGGCGGCTTCCTGATGCGCGTCCTCGCCTACGACCCCTACGTCTCCGCCGAGAAGATGGCCGAGGTCGGCGCGGAGAAGGTCGACACGCTGGAGGAGCTGCTCTCCCGCGCCGACTTCGTCACCTGCCACCCGGAGCTCAACGACGAGACCGAGCAGATGTTCAACGACAAGACCTTCGCGCAGATGAAGCCCGGCGCGTACTTCATGAACACCTCGCGCGGCCGGGTCGTCGACGGCGCCGCGCTGGCCCGGGCGCTGCGCAGCGGTCACCTCGGCGGTGCGGCCCTGGACGTGTACGAGGACGAGCCGCTGCCGGCCGACAGCCCGTTGCTGGGCATCGAGAACCTCGTGCTCAGCGCGCACATCGCCGACTTCACCGTCGAGACCAAGCGGGCCCTGGCCCTCTCCGCGGCCACCCAGCTGCTGAGCGCGCTGGAGGGCAAGCAGCCGCCGGCCGTGCTCAACCCGGACGTCTGGGGCCAGGCGGCCGAGCGTCGCCGCGCGCTGCTGGCCTGA
- a CDS encoding LLM class flavin-dependent oxidoreductase, with protein sequence MTGLVLAYELSDAVLAGPAAGIVVAAERAEAAGVHALLLGDRPAARPGRAAPPAAIVAASMLAVRTRRIGLVVDAAPAYCEPYNLARMIASLDHISGGRAGWRVVTGPDPEADANHRREGVDPAVGREVRAAEFVPLLRDLWDTWEDGAFVHEKDVGRFIDPDRVHVLDHAGPALQVRGPLNVVRPPQGHPVVLAPAAEPLLAPEADVLVAGNPDRAAASDRPVLGTVTPFVAETQERARELHARAGAPRSDGDCAVLVGDAASVAGQLAAWADRAPVDGFVLRLPLPGSVEVFTDLVLPELRASGRYSGEFRAGTLRGHLGLARPANRIVGRLTAAGAERS encoded by the coding sequence GTGACCGGCCTGGTCCTGGCCTACGAGCTGTCCGACGCGGTGCTCGCCGGGCCCGCCGCCGGGATCGTCGTGGCGGCCGAGCGGGCCGAGGCGGCCGGGGTGCACGCCCTGCTCCTCGGCGACCGCCCGGCCGCCCGGCCCGGCCGGGCCGCCCCGCCGGCCGCGATCGTCGCCGCGTCGATGCTCGCGGTGCGCACCCGGCGGATCGGCCTGGTCGTGGACGCCGCACCGGCCTACTGCGAGCCCTACAACCTGGCCCGGATGATCGCCTCGCTGGACCACATCAGCGGCGGCCGGGCCGGCTGGCGGGTGGTGACCGGCCCGGACCCGGAGGCGGACGCCAACCACCGCCGCGAGGGCGTCGATCCGGCGGTCGGCCGGGAGGTGCGCGCCGCCGAGTTCGTGCCGCTCCTGCGCGACCTCTGGGACACCTGGGAGGACGGCGCCTTCGTGCACGAGAAGGACGTCGGGCGGTTCATCGACCCCGACCGCGTCCACGTGCTCGACCACGCGGGCCCGGCGCTGCAGGTGCGCGGGCCGCTCAACGTGGTCCGCCCGCCGCAGGGCCATCCGGTGGTCCTGGCCCCTGCCGCCGAGCCGCTGCTCGCCCCGGAGGCGGACGTGCTGGTGGCGGGGAACCCGGACCGGGCGGCGGCCTCGGACCGGCCGGTGCTCGGGACGGTCACCCCCTTCGTCGCCGAGACGCAGGAGCGGGCCCGCGAGCTGCACGCGCGCGCGGGCGCACCGCGATCGGACGGGGATTGCGCGGTGCTGGTCGGCGACGCGGCATCGGTCGCCGGGCAACTCGCCGCGTGGGCCGACCGCGCTCCGGTCGACGGCTTCGTCCTGCGGCTCCCGCTGCCCGGGAGCGTCGAGGTGTTCACCGACCTCGTCCTGCCCGAACTGCGGGCGTCCGGGCGGTACTCGGGCGAGTTCCGGGCCGGGACACTGCGCGGGCACCTGGGGCTGGCCCGGCCCGCCAACCGGATCGTCGGACGGCTCACGGCGGCCGGCGCGGAGAGGAGCTGA
- a CDS encoding sigma-70 family RNA polymerase sigma factor has protein sequence MREQEHDEQHDERFESQRPRLLALAYRRLGSAEEAEDIVSEAWLRWSAATNVENHAAFLATVVSRLCADHLKSAHARRVSYVGALVPEEALPSSGEPHELVGDEDELRGRMTWLLERLGPAERAVLLLRRAFDYSHREIAAALGISEAYSRKLYGRACDRLAADRSRFTPAPTERTELTRRFLAASRGGELKPLEHLLAAAMAA, from the coding sequence ATGCGAGAGCAAGAACACGACGAGCAGCACGACGAGCGGTTCGAGAGCCAGCGCCCGCGGCTGCTGGCGCTCGCCTACCGGCGGCTCGGATCCGCCGAGGAGGCCGAGGACATCGTCTCCGAGGCGTGGCTGCGCTGGTCCGCCGCAACGAACGTCGAGAACCACGCCGCGTTCCTCGCCACCGTGGTCAGCCGCCTGTGCGCGGACCACCTGAAGTCCGCGCACGCCCGGCGGGTCTCCTACGTGGGCGCCCTGGTGCCCGAGGAAGCCCTGCCGAGCAGCGGCGAGCCGCACGAACTGGTCGGCGACGAGGACGAGTTGCGCGGCAGGATGACCTGGCTGCTGGAACGCCTCGGCCCGGCGGAGCGCGCCGTGCTGCTGCTGCGCCGGGCCTTCGACTACAGCCACCGGGAGATCGCCGCCGCGCTCGGCATCAGCGAGGCCTACAGCCGCAAGCTGTACGGCCGGGCCTGCGACCGCCTCGCCGCCGACCGCTCCCGGTTCACCCCCGCGCCCACCGAGCGCACCGAGCTGACCCGGCGGTTCCTGGCCGCCAGCCGCGGCGGCGAGCTCAAGCCGCTGGAGCACCTGCTCGCCGCCGCCATGGCCGCGTGA
- a CDS encoding aspartate aminotransferase family protein: MITEKSAALYARAVEVMPGGNSRTAVYSSPYPVYVRSGSGARVTDVDGVERIDFLNNSTTLIHGHAHPEMVEAIAAAVGHGTSFGMPTPVEVEYAEALSARNETFEHVRFTSSGTEAVMMAVQAARAYTERPKIAKIAGAYHGAYDAVAVNNDGSGNLISHAVTGNPEGVVANTVVIPFNDPEGSLEVLRRHADDLACVLIDPVPWRIGLLPASKEWLDALREFCDASGAVLISDEVGSYRVGYHGAMQLLGAEADITVMGKVIAAGMPIGAVAGRRRFMSVFDPSKGKPALPHSGSYNANPVSMSSGIASLRLLTPQAHERIGQLGEQARGSMRTALGEAGLDWEVNGLGSLFRVVANSAPAGYDSAAAAMKALYWKLLENGIHIGDSGLGCISTPMGEEEIAEYAVAFAKSLGQVLAEGRA; this comes from the coding sequence GTGATCACCGAGAAGTCCGCTGCCCTGTACGCCCGCGCGGTCGAGGTCATGCCGGGCGGCAACAGCCGCACCGCCGTCTACAGCTCGCCCTACCCCGTCTACGTCCGGTCCGGTAGCGGCGCCCGGGTCACCGACGTCGACGGCGTCGAGCGGATCGACTTCCTCAACAACAGCACCACGCTGATCCACGGCCACGCCCACCCCGAGATGGTCGAGGCCATCGCGGCGGCGGTCGGCCACGGCACCAGCTTCGGCATGCCCACCCCGGTGGAGGTCGAGTACGCCGAGGCGCTCTCGGCCCGCAACGAGACCTTCGAGCACGTCCGCTTCACCAGCTCCGGCACCGAGGCCGTCATGATGGCCGTCCAGGCCGCCCGCGCCTACACCGAGCGCCCGAAGATCGCCAAGATCGCCGGCGCCTACCACGGCGCCTACGACGCCGTCGCGGTGAACAACGACGGCTCGGGCAACCTGATCAGCCACGCCGTCACCGGCAACCCCGAGGGCGTCGTCGCCAACACCGTGGTCATCCCGTTCAACGACCCGGAGGGCTCCCTGGAGGTGCTGCGCCGGCACGCAGACGACCTGGCCTGCGTGCTGATCGACCCGGTGCCGTGGCGGATCGGCCTGCTGCCCGCCAGCAAGGAGTGGCTGGACGCACTGCGCGAGTTCTGCGACGCGAGCGGCGCGGTGCTGATCTCCGACGAGGTCGGCTCGTACCGGGTCGGCTACCACGGCGCCATGCAGTTGCTCGGCGCCGAGGCCGACATCACCGTCATGGGCAAGGTCATCGCCGCCGGCATGCCGATCGGTGCCGTGGCCGGCCGCCGTCGGTTCATGAGCGTCTTCGACCCCAGCAAGGGCAAGCCGGCCCTGCCCCACTCGGGCTCCTACAACGCCAACCCGGTCAGCATGAGCTCCGGCATCGCCTCGCTGCGCCTGCTCACCCCGCAGGCGCACGAGCGGATCGGCCAGCTCGGCGAGCAGGCCCGCGGGTCGATGCGCACCGCCCTCGGCGAGGCCGGCCTGGACTGGGAGGTCAACGGCCTCGGCTCGCTGTTCCGCGTGGTCGCGAACAGCGCCCCCGCCGGGTACGACAGCGCGGCGGCTGCGATGAAGGCCCTGTACTGGAAGCTGCTGGAGAACGGCATCCACATCGGCGACAGCGGCCTGGGCTGCATCTCCACCCCCATGGGCGAGGAGGAGATCGCCGAGTACGCCGTGGCCTTCGCCAAGAGCCTGGGCCAGGTCCTGGCCGAGGGCCGGGCCTGA
- a CDS encoding MFS transporter — translation MSFLILLRSPSVTRLLLGSWVGRLPSAMAALTIPLALREAGSGYGFVGAAAGSYAIAAAVGSPLLGRLVDRWGQTRVLVPTALLAAAGFVAIALAPSQPAAVLVGAVLAGSMTPPLEPCLRVLWPAIAPEGKLESAYALDSSAQELVFVAGPLVVTGSVAVWSPTAALYVQALLGLFGVAVVASSRPSRQWRAEARSTDWLGPLRSGRLVTLLSALIGVGFAIGTLNVLVVSYAERWDVPGGAPSLLALNAFGSLAGVLVYGSRSWPGTLANRGLLFAAGLVVGYGLLVLVPPPGYMVVLMLLTGAFLAPMLTVTFVLVGELAPPGTTTEAFAWLVTLFAAGTSLGSAAVGNVLAHTNEHWAALCGTAGALVTLTILALGRKGFAAGPVAAPVPATADAAQH, via the coding sequence ATGAGCTTCCTGATCTTACTCCGCTCCCCTTCCGTCACCCGTCTGTTGCTGGGCAGTTGGGTCGGGAGACTGCCCTCCGCCATGGCCGCGCTCACCATCCCGCTGGCGCTGCGCGAGGCCGGGTCCGGGTACGGCTTCGTCGGCGCCGCGGCCGGCTCGTACGCGATCGCGGCGGCGGTCGGCTCCCCGCTGCTCGGCCGGCTGGTCGACCGCTGGGGGCAGACCAGGGTCCTGGTCCCGACCGCGCTGCTCGCCGCGGCGGGCTTCGTCGCCATCGCGCTGGCGCCGAGCCAGCCCGCCGCCGTCCTCGTCGGCGCCGTGCTCGCGGGCTCGATGACGCCCCCGCTGGAGCCGTGCCTGCGGGTGCTCTGGCCCGCGATCGCCCCTGAGGGGAAGCTCGAATCGGCGTACGCGCTCGACTCCAGCGCGCAGGAACTCGTCTTCGTGGCCGGGCCGTTGGTGGTCACCGGCAGCGTCGCCGTCTGGTCCCCCACGGCCGCCCTGTACGTCCAGGCGCTGCTCGGCCTGTTCGGGGTCGCGGTGGTGGCCAGCTCGCGGCCGTCCCGGCAGTGGCGGGCCGAGGCGCGCTCGACCGACTGGCTCGGGCCGCTGCGCAGCGGACGGCTGGTCACCCTGCTCAGCGCGCTGATCGGGGTGGGCTTCGCGATCGGCACCCTGAACGTCCTGGTGGTCTCGTACGCGGAGCGCTGGGACGTGCCCGGCGGCGCGCCCTCCCTGCTGGCCCTGAACGCCTTCGGCTCGCTCGCCGGTGTGCTGGTCTACGGCTCGCGCAGCTGGCCGGGCACGCTCGCCAACCGCGGGCTGCTGTTCGCGGCCGGCTTGGTGGTCGGGTACGGGCTGCTGGTCCTGGTGCCGCCTCCGGGCTACATGGTCGTGCTGATGCTGCTCACCGGGGCGTTCCTCGCTCCGATGCTGACCGTCACCTTCGTGCTGGTGGGCGAGTTGGCGCCGCCGGGGACCACCACGGAGGCCTTCGCCTGGCTCGTGACGCTGTTCGCCGCCGGCACCTCGCTGGGCTCGGCGGCCGTCGGCAACGTGCTGGCGCACACCAACGAGCACTGGGCGGCCCTGTGCGGCACCGCTGGCGCCCTCGTCACCCTGACGATCCTGGCCCTCGGCCGGAAGGGCTTCGCCGCGGGACCGGTCGCAGCCCCGGTCCCGGCCACGGCCGACGCGGCCCAGCACTGA
- a CDS encoding phosphoribosylaminoimidazolecarboxamide formyltransferase, producing the protein MLAVLAVSDKRNIEPLAAGLLRLGWRVAATEGTYRLLRDAGHEVERIADLAGVPTLLGGRVKTLTVSVMGGILARETESDLREMAEYGIPRIDLVCNNYYLLPEPQPGLDPAGFREKVDVGGPAMLRGAAKNFEHVIPLSDPDDYDDVLKLLEQGGGLPSAVPVERRLALAEKAFRISGAYDASVAELFGASGSRS; encoded by the coding sequence ATGCTGGCCGTACTCGCGGTGAGCGACAAGCGGAACATCGAGCCGCTGGCCGCCGGACTGCTCCGGCTCGGCTGGAGGGTCGCGGCCACGGAGGGGACGTACCGGCTGCTGCGCGACGCGGGCCACGAGGTGGAGCGCATCGCCGACCTGGCCGGCGTCCCGACCCTGCTGGGCGGCCGGGTCAAGACGCTGACCGTCTCCGTGATGGGCGGCATCCTGGCCCGCGAGACCGAGTCCGACCTACGGGAGATGGCGGAGTACGGGATCCCCCGGATCGACCTGGTCTGCAACAACTACTACCTGCTGCCCGAGCCGCAGCCGGGCCTGGACCCGGCCGGGTTCCGCGAGAAGGTGGACGTCGGCGGGCCCGCGATGCTCCGCGGGGCGGCGAAGAACTTCGAGCACGTCATCCCGCTCAGCGACCCGGACGACTACGACGACGTGCTGAAGCTCCTGGAGCAGGGCGGCGGCCTCCCGTCCGCCGTCCCGGTGGAGCGCCGGTTGGCCCTCGCCGAGAAGGCGTTCCGGATCAGCGGCGCGTACGACGCGTCGGTGGCGGAGCTGTTCGGGGCGAGCGGGAGCCGGTCGTGA
- a CDS encoding NtaA/DmoA family FMN-dependent monooxygenase (This protein belongs to a clade of FMN-dependent monooxygenases, within a broader family of flavin-dependent oxidoreductases, the luciferase-like monooxygenase (LMM) family, some of whose members use coenzyme F420 rather than FMN.): MSERELHLGLMFWATGTHAAGWRHPDARADAAYDIGLIQEVSQAAERAKFDFVFLGDRLASDPALQHSNPAQISRLEPYSTAMAIAAATTHIGVVVTANPTYSDPYAIARLMASLDHLSDGRAAWNLVTGADAAAAHNFGRDAHWDTARRYDWAEETLRVVRDLWDAAPEPDGTGARRIDHRGEFFSVDGPLDVARPPQGHVVVFNAGTSDRSRELGARDADIVFAGPQPTLAKRREYYADIKARAARHGRADHVAVLPGLTPIVAPTTEEAVALHDRLNALLVLDPEREVGDIVRAGGIGEGHQRNLTSASEVFGVDVRGNDLAAAVPSSTLAAVSEEGARRLTEITRLTRRTVDGPDRITYGDLVHATPAQLSHVVVGNPEEVADMIQEWFEEGAADGFNIYPAYVPGAVTAFTELVVPVLQRRGLFRKEYGGRTLREHLGMAVPPR; the protein is encoded by the coding sequence GTGTCCGAGCGAGAACTGCACCTCGGGCTGATGTTCTGGGCGACCGGCACGCACGCCGCTGGGTGGCGCCATCCCGACGCCCGCGCCGACGCCGCCTACGACATCGGCCTCATCCAGGAGGTCAGCCAGGCCGCCGAGCGGGCCAAGTTCGACTTCGTCTTCCTCGGCGACCGACTGGCCAGCGACCCGGCCCTGCAGCACAGCAACCCGGCGCAGATCTCCCGGCTGGAGCCCTACAGCACGGCCATGGCGATCGCCGCCGCCACCACGCACATCGGCGTCGTGGTCACCGCCAACCCCACTTATTCCGACCCGTACGCCATCGCTCGACTGATGGCCTCGCTCGACCACCTCAGCGACGGGCGCGCGGCCTGGAACCTCGTCACCGGCGCGGACGCCGCGGCGGCACACAACTTCGGCCGGGACGCGCACTGGGACACCGCACGGCGCTACGACTGGGCCGAGGAGACCCTCAGGGTGGTCCGCGACCTGTGGGACGCCGCACCGGAGCCGGACGGCACCGGAGCCCGCCGGATAGACCACCGCGGCGAGTTCTTCTCGGTGGACGGCCCGCTGGACGTCGCCCGGCCGCCGCAGGGCCACGTCGTGGTGTTCAACGCCGGCACCTCGGACCGCTCCCGCGAACTCGGCGCCCGCGACGCGGACATCGTGTTCGCCGGGCCGCAGCCGACACTGGCCAAGCGCCGGGAGTACTACGCCGACATCAAGGCCCGGGCCGCCCGCCACGGCCGCGCCGACCACGTCGCCGTGCTGCCCGGCCTCACCCCGATCGTCGCGCCCACCACCGAGGAGGCGGTCGCCCTGCACGACCGGCTCAACGCGCTGCTGGTGCTCGACCCGGAGCGGGAGGTCGGCGACATCGTGCGGGCCGGCGGCATCGGCGAGGGCCACCAGCGCAACCTCACCTCCGCGTCGGAGGTGTTCGGGGTGGACGTGCGCGGCAACGACCTGGCCGCCGCCGTCCCGTCGAGCACCCTGGCCGCGGTCTCCGAGGAAGGGGCCCGGCGGCTCACCGAGATCACCCGGCTCACCCGGCGCACCGTCGACGGGCCGGACCGGATCACGTACGGGGACCTCGTCCACGCCACGCCCGCCCAGCTCTCGCACGTGGTGGTCGGCAACCCGGAGGAGGTGGCCGACATGATCCAGGAGTGGTTCGAGGAGGGTGCCGCCGACGGGTTCAACATCTACCCGGCGTACGTGCCCGGGGCCGTCACGGCGTTCACCGAGCTGGTGGTGCCGGTGCTCCAGCGGCGCGGGCTCTTCCGCAAGGAGTACGGCGGGCGGACCCTGCGCGAGCACCTCGGGATGGCCGTTCCGCCGCGCTGA
- a CDS encoding adenylosuccinate synthase: MLKAIVGLNWGDEGKGRMVDNLSAEADYTVRYHGGSNAGHTIHTDQGKFKLHSLPSSVLHPTVTGVLGPGMTVDVEGFLAEFEALREHGVTADRLLVADAASVCFPFHRDLDGAEEERLSDGRYGSTRRGISPAYGDRVMKKTLLVRELFDRENLPARLAAVLDWANERIVRIYGGAPLSLDEVTRWAADVAARLEPHVVDATALLGKALDDGATVIAEGQLGALKDLYYGIYPFTTSSTCLAGHAPVGIGVPWARVDRTIGVTKAFSSCVGAGPFVTEFDEERADRLRRQWGEYGSTTNRPRRLGAFDAVATRYGVRVQGADEVAITNLDQLSGTGELDLCVAYERAGRTVREFSPRPAELAASTPVHETLSGWDEDISGVRTYEQLPAGAREYVEAIQELLGVPVRHVSVGSHRDALIEIK; this comes from the coding sequence GTGCTGAAGGCAATCGTGGGCCTCAACTGGGGTGACGAGGGCAAGGGAAGGATGGTCGACAACCTCTCCGCGGAGGCCGACTATACGGTTCGCTACCACGGCGGCAGCAACGCCGGCCACACGATCCACACGGACCAGGGGAAGTTCAAGCTGCACAGCCTGCCCAGCAGCGTGCTGCACCCCACCGTGACCGGCGTGCTGGGCCCCGGCATGACCGTCGACGTCGAGGGCTTCCTCGCCGAGTTCGAGGCGCTGCGGGAGCACGGTGTGACGGCCGACCGGCTCCTCGTGGCGGACGCGGCCTCGGTCTGCTTCCCGTTCCACCGCGACCTCGACGGCGCCGAGGAGGAGCGGCTCTCGGACGGCCGGTACGGCTCGACCCGGCGCGGCATCTCACCCGCCTACGGCGACCGGGTGATGAAGAAGACCCTGCTCGTGCGGGAGCTCTTCGACCGGGAGAACCTGCCCGCCCGCCTCGCGGCCGTCCTGGACTGGGCGAACGAACGGATCGTGCGGATCTACGGGGGAGCGCCGCTCTCCCTCGACGAGGTCACCCGCTGGGCCGCGGACGTCGCCGCGCGGCTGGAGCCGCACGTCGTCGATGCGACCGCCCTCCTGGGGAAGGCCCTGGACGACGGCGCCACCGTCATCGCCGAGGGCCAGCTGGGCGCCCTCAAGGACCTGTACTACGGCATCTACCCCTTCACCACCTCGTCCACCTGCCTGGCCGGCCACGCACCGGTCGGCATCGGCGTCCCGTGGGCGCGCGTGGACCGGACCATCGGCGTGACGAAGGCGTTCTCCTCGTGCGTCGGCGCGGGGCCCTTCGTGACGGAGTTCGACGAGGAGCGCGCCGACCGGCTGCGCCGCCAGTGGGGCGAGTACGGCTCGACGACCAACCGGCCCCGCCGGCTCGGCGCCTTCGACGCGGTGGCGACCCGCTACGGCGTGCGCGTCCAGGGCGCCGACGAGGTCGCCATCACCAACCTGGACCAGCTGAGCGGCACCGGCGAGCTGGACCTGTGCGTGGCGTACGAGCGGGCCGGCCGGACGGTGCGGGAGTTCAGCCCCAGGCCGGCGGAACTGGCCGCCAGCACCCCGGTCCACGAGACCCTGTCCGGCTGGGACGAGGACATCTCCGGCGTCCGCACGTACGAGCAGCTTCCCGCCGGCGCCCGGGAGTACGTCGAGGCGATCCAGGAGCTGCTCGGGGTGCCGGTGCGCCACGTGTCGGTCGGCTCCCACCGCGACGCGCTGATCGAGATCAAGTAG
- a CDS encoding HD domain-containing protein translates to MTSIFDRLYDHTLADLGALDAPYDTGHLSRTAALAGRIAEESGLAAGTARCAAHLYHRFRLPGARDAPAGTRDSALDFLTRSGVPGELHRDLLTVVGPGSPAAETPYRAAVLDAERIDAMGAAGLQRALTGEGLPWHPDGPAAGRPRPAPPELYEELVRAERELLTEPARRLAADRMDLVHRLAADYRTEAELGRLPGEPDPGPAAATRVDWDPKSGFLQAVFDAPATGPLVRIGYRGEVWLTFDETDRLLGIDLHNAPPALVALLPPAQQHRYFWHSTARGDGVAWWADHATGHAWITAAPGLAHHRATAVTDIEVGTRTDRPAVLRLHVQANP, encoded by the coding sequence GTGACGTCGATATTCGATCGCCTGTACGACCACACCCTCGCCGACCTGGGCGCACTCGACGCGCCCTACGACACCGGCCACCTCTCCCGGACCGCCGCGCTGGCGGGCCGGATCGCCGAGGAGTCGGGGCTCGCCGCGGGCACCGCCCGCTGCGCCGCCCACCTGTACCACCGCTTCCGCCTGCCCGGCGCGCGGGATGCCCCGGCCGGGACCCGGGACAGCGCGCTCGACTTCCTGACCCGTTCGGGGGTGCCCGGGGAACTGCACCGGGACCTGCTCACGGTGGTCGGCCCGGGTTCACCGGCCGCCGAGACCCCGTACCGTGCGGCCGTGCTGGACGCCGAGCGGATCGATGCGATGGGCGCGGCCGGGCTCCAGCGGGCGCTGACCGGGGAGGGGCTGCCCTGGCACCCGGACGGCCCGGCCGCGGGCCGTCCTCGGCCGGCCCCGCCGGAGCTGTACGAGGAACTGGTCCGGGCCGAGCGCGAGCTGCTGACCGAGCCGGCCCGCCGCCTGGCCGCCGACCGGATGGACCTGGTGCACCGGCTGGCCGCCGACTACCGGACGGAGGCCGAGCTGGGCCGTCTCCCGGGCGAGCCCGATCCCGGCCCGGCGGCGGCGACCCGGGTGGACTGGGACCCGAAGTCGGGTTTCCTGCAAGCCGTGTTCGACGCCCCGGCGACCGGCCCGCTGGTGCGGATCGGCTACCGCGGCGAGGTCTGGCTGACCTTCGACGAAACGGACCGCCTGCTCGGCATCGACCTACACAACGCGCCGCCCGCCCTCGTCGCCCTCCTCCCGCCCGCCCAGCAGCACCGCTACTTCTGGCACAGCACGGCCCGCGGCGACGGCGTTGCGTGGTGGGCGGACCACGCCACCGGGCACGCCTGGATCACCGCTGCGCCGGGCCTGGCCCACCACCGCGCGACCGCCGTCACGGACATCGAGGTGGGGACCCGTACGGACCGTCCGGCGGTCCTTCGTCTTCATGTACAGGCCAATCCATGA